In the genome of Spirochaetaceae bacterium, one region contains:
- a CDS encoding AAA family ATPase, translated as MWIERHIEAYLAQSAAQRPVLVLTGARQTGKTSLVERLFPNHELVSLDLPSEAEQAEGDPAAFLRRHPPPLVVDEVQYAPKLFRHLKHVVDQQRDRAGLFVLTGSRKLQLMHAVSDSLAGRANVVELETLSWAEASAADASLTVEQFLVRGGFPNCMPDRSSMRRASTPPAPRAPA; from the coding sequence ATGTGGATCGAGCGGCACATCGAGGCCTACCTGGCGCAAAGCGCCGCACAGCGGCCGGTCCTGGTGCTGACCGGTGCCCGCCAGACCGGCAAGACCAGCCTCGTAGAGAGGCTGTTTCCGAATCACGAGCTGGTGAGCCTCGATTTGCCCAGCGAGGCCGAGCAGGCGGAGGGTGATCCGGCAGCGTTTCTCCGCCGCCACCCGCCGCCGCTGGTGGTCGACGAGGTGCAGTACGCGCCGAAGCTGTTCCGCCACTTGAAACATGTCGTGGACCAACAGCGCGACCGTGCAGGGCTCTTTGTGCTTACCGGTTCCCGGAAGCTGCAATTGATGCATGCCGTGTCGGACTCGCTCGCCGGCCGGGCCAACGTCGTCGAATTGGAGACCCTGTCCTGGGCCGAAGCGTCGGCGGCGGATGCATCGCTCACCGTCGAGCAGTTCCTGGTGCGCGGTGGCTTCCCGAACTGCATGCCCGACCGGAGCTCGATGCGTCGAGCTTCTACCCCGCCGGCGCCGCGGGCTCCGGCATAG